Sequence from the Acidimicrobiia bacterium genome:
GGCGACCTCGAAAGCGACCCGGTCGCTGAAGATGCGACGCAAGGTGCCCTTCGACCCCTTCACCGTGATCTCGGATCCGGCGACGGACACATCCACTCCGGATGGCACGGTCACCGGGGACAGACCGATGCGACTCATCACCACACCTCGCAGACGATCTCGCCGCCGAGGCGACGGCGGCGCGCTTCACGGTCGGGAAGCAGCCCCTGGGAGGTGGAGACGACGGCGACCCCGAGGCCCCCGTTGACGCGGGGCAGGGTGTCGGCACCCGAATAGATCCGGCGGCCCGGCTTGGAGATGCGGCGCACGCCCTCGAGCACCCGGGCCCGATCCGATGTGTAGCGGAGCTTGATGTCGAGCGTCTTGTGAACGCCGGCGGCCCGCACCTCGTAACCATCGATGTAGCCCTCGGCCACGAGGATCTTGGCAATCTCCTCTTTGAGCTGCGACGAGGGCATGGTGACGCGTTCGTGAAGCGCCATGTTGGCGTTACGAATGCGGGTCAGCATGTCGGCGACGGGGTCGGTCATCATGGGTTACCACGAAGCCTTTCTCACGCCGGGGAGCTCGCCACGGTGCGCCAACTGGCGGACGCATAGGCGGCACATTCCGAACTTGCGGAGGAACGCCCGGGGCCGGCCGCAACGCCCGCACCGGTTGTAGGCGCGGGACTTGAACTTCGGCTTCCGGTTCGCCCTGACGACTTGTGACTTCTTGGCCATTCTTATGCACCTGCCTGCTGGGTCTGGGGGCGCCGGAACGGGAATCCAAAGGCCTCGAGCAGCGCCTGGGCGCCCTCGTCGTCCCTTGCCGTCGTGCAGATGGTGATGTCCATGCCGCGCACCTTGTTCACTTTGTCGAAATCGATCTCAGGAAAGATCAGCTGCTCGGTGACCCCGAACGTGTAGTTGCCCCGACCGTCGAACGATCGGGGATTGAGGCCCCGGAAGTCACGGATGCGGGGGATGGCCACCGCGATCAGCCGATCGAAGAACTCCCACATCCGATCGCCCCGCATGGTCACCGAGGCACCAATGGGCATGCCCTCGCGAAGCTTGAAGTTGGCCACCGACTTGCGGGCCTTATTGACCTTCGGCTTCTGCCCGGTGATGGCGGCAAGGTCCTCGACTGCGGCGTCGATGATCCCCTTGTCGTTGATGGCCTCACCCAGGCCCATGTTCACCACGATCTTGGTCAGGCGGGGAATTTCCATCGGGTTGGCGATGCCGAGCTCTTCCTTCACCTGGGCGGCGAGGGTGTCGGCGTAGATCTGCTTGAGACGGGGGGTCACAGGTCACCCCCGCACTTGGCGCAGACGCGCCGCTTGTGACCATCGGCGTCGAGGCGATGGGCGATCCGGGTAGGCCCATCGGTCGGGCAAAGGATCATCACGTTGGACGCATCGATCGGCATGTCCTTGTCGACGATGCCGCCCTGCATGGTCTGGCCTTTGGGCTTGCTGTGGCGCTTTGCGGTGGCCACGCCCTCGACGATGATCTTGCCCGTAGACGGGAACACTTGGGAGACACGCGACTCCTTGCCCTTGTCCTTGCCGGACACGACGACGACGCGGTCGTCCTTGCGGATCTCCATCAGATCACCTCCGGGGCGAGAGAGACGATCCGCATGAACTTCTTGTCGCGCAACTCACGGC
This genomic interval carries:
- a CDS encoding type Z 30S ribosomal protein S14 produces the protein MAKKSQVVRANRKPKFKSRAYNRCGRCGRPRAFLRKFGMCRLCVRQLAHRGELPGVRKASW
- the rpsH gene encoding 30S ribosomal protein S8, whose protein sequence is MMTDPVADMLTRIRNANMALHERVTMPSSQLKEEIAKILVAEGYIDGYEVRAAGVHKTLDIKLRYTSDRARVLEGVRRISKPGRRIYSGADTLPRVNGGLGVAVVSTSQGLLPDREARRRRLGGEIVCEVW
- the rplE gene encoding 50S ribosomal protein L5, with product MTPRLKQIYADTLAAQVKEELGIANPMEIPRLTKIVVNMGLGEAINDKGIIDAAVEDLAAITGQKPKVNKARKSVANFKLREGMPIGASVTMRGDRMWEFFDRLIAVAIPRIRDFRGLNPRSFDGRGNYTFGVTEQLIFPEIDFDKVNKVRGMDITICTTARDDEGAQALLEAFGFPFRRPQTQQAGA
- the rplX gene encoding 50S ribosomal protein L24, which produces MEIRKDDRVVVVSGKDKGKESRVSQVFPSTGKIIVEGVATAKRHSKPKGQTMQGGIVDKDMPIDASNVMILCPTDGPTRIAHRLDADGHKRRVCAKCGGDL